A genomic window from Acidobacteriota bacterium includes:
- a CDS encoding ABC transporter permease produces the protein MMRNILIIIKREYLTRVRSKAFVIGTFLSPLFILALAILPTFLADRSKGSRSITVFDLSGDEQFFSEIKNRLESQNRKSLFSTTGNKNDGQDASLDEKRGLGNLQFTLTRVVVQEASQLADLMSEPIKRIEQKSNEAVLVIPKEALSGQPLEYYAKNPSDLAVAIVESTINDVIKERRLAQAGFNKANLEEYLKPVQMQRRNPRGEEEKGIPRFAVGMVMLFFIYITTLFYGIFVMRGVIEEKQSRIVEVLISSVKPFELMMGKLIGIGLVGLTQYAIWILCLALVLVFGASVFVNQGIPLPQIPISLIIYFVLFFILGYFLYASLYALVGAIVSNEEDAQQVQMPVTLLVVVPVILFPLVMTNPDSTLSTILSMIPFFAPTLMMMRVAMINPPIYQVALAMVGMLITILASVWMVGRIYRIGILMYGKRPSLIELGRWIRYS, from the coding sequence ATGATGAGAAATATTTTAATCATAATCAAACGCGAATATCTTACACGTGTGCGGTCAAAAGCTTTTGTTATAGGCACCTTTCTCAGCCCGTTATTTATTCTCGCGCTGGCAATCTTGCCAACTTTTTTGGCTGATCGAAGTAAAGGCAGTCGCTCGATTACGGTGTTTGATCTAAGCGGGGATGAGCAATTTTTTTCGGAAATAAAAAACCGGTTGGAATCACAAAACCGCAAATCGCTGTTCTCAACCACCGGCAACAAAAATGATGGTCAGGATGCTTCGCTGGATGAAAAACGGGGATTGGGTAACCTGCAATTCACGCTAACAAGAGTTGTCGTTCAGGAAGCTAGCCAATTGGCTGATTTAATGAGTGAACCCATTAAACGGATTGAACAAAAATCCAATGAAGCGGTTCTGGTCATTCCTAAAGAGGCATTGAGTGGACAACCGCTCGAATACTATGCAAAAAATCCCAGTGACCTGGCGGTGGCGATTGTTGAAAGCACCATCAATGATGTGATTAAAGAACGTCGCCTTGCGCAGGCGGGATTCAATAAAGCGAATCTTGAGGAATATCTGAAACCTGTACAAATGCAGAGGCGCAATCCGCGTGGGGAAGAAGAGAAAGGCATTCCACGTTTTGCAGTCGGTATGGTGATGCTGTTTTTTATCTATATTACAACCTTGTTCTACGGAATTTTTGTGATGCGCGGCGTAATCGAAGAGAAGCAATCGCGTATCGTTGAAGTTCTGATTTCCTCAGTAAAACCCTTTGAGTTAATGATGGGAAAATTAATTGGCATTGGCTTGGTGGGATTAACTCAATATGCGATTTGGATTTTATGTTTGGCATTGGTTTTGGTTTTTGGCGCTTCAGTGTTCGTCAATCAGGGCATCCCGTTACCGCAAATTCCCATCAGCCTGATTATTTACTTTGTGCTTTTCTTTATTCTCGGATACTTCCTTTATGCGTCACTTTATGCTTTGGTAGGAGCTATTGTTTCAAATGAAGAAGACGCTCAACAGGTGCAGATGCCGGTCACGCTATTAGTTGTCGTTCCGGTGATATTATTCCCTTTGGTCATGACCAATCCCGACAGTACCCTTTCAACCATTCTTTCAATGATTCCGTTTTTTGCCCCAACCTTGATGATGATGCGGGTTGCCATGATCAATCCGCCGATTTATCAAGTGGCGCTGGCGATGGTGGGAATGTTGATAACGATTCTCGCTTCAGTCTGGATGGTTGGAAGGATTTACCGAATTGGAATTTTGATGTATGGTAAACGCCCAAGCTTGATTGAACTGGGTCGCTGGATACGCTACTCATAA
- a CDS encoding zinc ribbon domain-containing protein gives MFCPTCAFENNEGVNYCKQCGANLNPVNQKTVSVLGVGTFLAVIAFITICGFAIPLAAMSGLAHDNFDKDGLMLLAFFFVSATVTIDVLLIRLLSRLLGVAKNHQRDLHPLMTRAQKNQNPITSPSLPAPPIAVSSVTEHTTRNFNPVGSRVHQVRDTE, from the coding sequence ATGTTTTGTCCAACTTGTGCTTTTGAAAATAATGAAGGCGTCAATTATTGCAAACAGTGTGGCGCGAATTTAAACCCGGTAAATCAAAAAACCGTTTCAGTCCTTGGGGTGGGAACATTCCTGGCAGTCATCGCTTTCATTACCATTTGTGGATTTGCCATCCCGCTAGCGGCAATGAGTGGACTTGCCCACGATAATTTCGATAAGGATGGATTGATGCTTCTGGCATTTTTCTTCGTTTCGGCAACCGTGACCATCGATGTGTTATTGATCAGATTGTTGTCGCGATTACTTGGAGTTGCCAAAAACCATCAGCGTGACTTGCATCCATTAATGACCAGAGCGCAAAAAAATCAAAACCCTATTACCTCGCCATCTCTGCCTGCACCGCCGATTGCGGTGTCAAGTGTTACCGAACATACGACCCGAAATTTTAATCCGGTGGGTTCAAGAGTTCATCAGGTGAGGGACACCGAATAA
- a CDS encoding HYR domain-containing protein yields the protein MLLIPKIRSLLFKQLVWQRGVLGLSLVLGLFLIIQSQSPRVSAIVTFTVTTTNDNGDNLNPTPGSLRRAIIDANTNPGADIINFNIPGIAPFTISPLSPLPDITEAVTINGTTQPGFAGTPVIELNGISAGATSGLTITAANCVVRGLVINRFNGNGIAISGNGNSIEGNFIGTSVSGSVAVGNTLDGIFISGAGNSIGGTTTAARNVISSNRNGIQLFGAPATGNQIRGNFIGTDAGGTLALGNSQNGVLINGAGSNAIGSAALNASNTIAFNGSNGVAVVSGVSNAILSNAIFSNSSLGIDLGNNGVTPNDVGDADNGANNVQNFPVLTTANSAGGSTSIQGTFNSFPNGTFRIEFFSNNFSNPSGFGEGETFLGFTSVITDASGNASFNVTIPGSIAQGKVITATATDSANNTSEFCRGIQVGGLAGGQPADLSVLITMPVSAQTGSEFTKTILVSNAGPNIASSVTLTDSFPSNVSILSCNASGGGVCSGTGTNRTVTFASFPPGTSAVITIVARLGCTIANGTLIGNTATVFSATTPDPLSGNNIATVSLLALNPNPTITCPGTITRSNDPGQCAAIVPYSVLVNDNCPGVAVLCSPPSGASFVVGTTNVTCTATDSGGATASCSFSVIINDTEPLSIACPANLMVTTTSSQCTPVVSYALPRAFDNCPGATVTCTPPPGSTFPVGTTLINCVATDARGSRATCSFSLTVVGHTEASLIIEGGGAALEYGPVAARAKNKKEIKQQGRNLTVENTGCATFTLSLESVRRLGNDVNNGRIGDPDDKDLFPVYIVSTDGALTKMEILKHLTINPGQKAKFRVIFNPIIPTRNRAIRGLPAIQVLPDTISSRITFRLSSGAGIEVNIFARLIKDVVLTHPEAPRRGPLVTFARVDDEFIVEYTIYDPNLDVNRASYQFFDKDGRLVQQELSVDLAPLVSNGNFVRGQSFTVVQRFTGAKDNKGIVGIKVTVFDSESNVSANSVPGDTANLILESAIFQQDWLANKLLLPGINLTNFPLAQKPATGRKIRQ from the coding sequence ATGTTACTGATTCCGAAAATCCGCTCACTGCTATTCAAACAGTTAGTTTGGCAGCGAGGGGTATTGGGTTTAAGTTTGGTGCTTGGGTTGTTTTTGATAATCCAGAGCCAAAGTCCAAGGGTGTCGGCAATCGTCACCTTCACCGTGACGACAACCAACGATAATGGGGACAATCTCAACCCCACACCGGGTTCATTAAGAAGAGCGATCATTGATGCGAATACCAATCCCGGTGCGGACATCATCAATTTCAATATTCCGGGAATCGCTCCCTTTACCATCTCGCCATTAAGCCCACTCCCGGATATCACTGAGGCAGTCACCATAAACGGAACCACTCAGCCCGGGTTTGCCGGAACTCCTGTCATCGAACTGAATGGAATCAGTGCCGGGGCAACCAGCGGGTTAACCATCACGGCTGCCAATTGTGTGGTGAGAGGATTAGTCATCAACCGCTTTAACGGAAACGGCATCGCCATCAGTGGCAATGGCAATTCCATTGAAGGCAATTTTATCGGAACATCGGTTTCAGGAAGCGTCGCGGTGGGCAACACCCTGGATGGCATCTTCATTTCAGGAGCGGGAAATTCCATAGGGGGCACCACGACTGCTGCGCGCAATGTCATTTCATCCAATCGGAATGGCATACAATTATTTGGCGCACCGGCAACCGGAAACCAGATACGCGGCAATTTTATTGGGACGGATGCCGGCGGCACGCTTGCTTTGGGTAATTCGCAAAACGGGGTACTAATCAACGGGGCAGGGAGTAATGCGATTGGCTCAGCCGCGTTGAATGCCAGTAACACCATTGCGTTTAATGGCAGCAACGGGGTTGCGGTGGTATCGGGTGTGAGTAACGCGATTTTATCCAATGCCATTTTTAGCAACAGTTCGCTGGGCATTGATTTGGGCAACAATGGAGTGACTCCGAATGACGTTGGGGATGCTGATAACGGTGCGAATAATGTGCAGAATTTTCCAGTTTTGACTACTGCAAACAGTGCGGGTGGCAGCACCTCAATCCAGGGAACCTTCAACAGTTTTCCCAATGGAACATTTAGAATTGAATTTTTTTCCAATAACTTTTCCAACCCCTCAGGATTTGGTGAAGGAGAAACGTTCCTGGGGTTCACCAGCGTAATAACTGATGCGAGTGGCAATGCCAGTTTCAATGTTACGATTCCGGGTAGCATCGCGCAGGGGAAAGTGATTACTGCAACGGCAACGGATTCTGCCAATAACACTTCGGAATTTTGTCGCGGTATTCAAGTAGGTGGCTTGGCAGGCGGACAACCTGCGGATTTAAGTGTGTTGATTACCATGCCGGTTTCGGCTCAAACCGGGTCGGAATTTACCAAAACCATTCTGGTTTCCAATGCGGGACCCAACATTGCTTCATCGGTTACGCTGACCGATTCATTCCCTTCAAACGTTTCAATCTTATCGTGTAATGCATCGGGTGGAGGCGTCTGTTCAGGAACGGGCACTAATCGAACGGTGACGTTTGCATCGTTTCCACCCGGAACCAGCGCGGTCATCACCATCGTTGCCCGATTAGGTTGTACGATTGCAAATGGCACACTAATCGGGAATACCGCAACAGTGTTTAGCGCGACAACCCCTGACCCGCTGTCGGGCAATAATATCGCCACGGTATCATTACTGGCGCTCAATCCGAATCCGACAATCACCTGTCCGGGAACCATTACCCGCTCCAATGACCCGGGACAATGTGCCGCCATCGTCCCTTATTCGGTTTTGGTCAATGATAACTGTCCGGGTGTAGCGGTTCTATGTTCACCACCTTCGGGTGCTTCTTTTGTTGTCGGAACGACGAACGTAACCTGCACGGCAACCGATTCCGGTGGCGCGACGGCAAGCTGTTCGTTCTCGGTCATCATCAATGATACGGAACCATTGAGCATCGCTTGTCCAGCCAATCTGATGGTCACGACTACATCGAGTCAATGTACGCCCGTTGTAAGTTATGCCTTGCCGAGAGCCTTCGATAATTGCCCCGGTGCGACAGTTACCTGTACGCCCCCACCCGGTTCAACATTCCCGGTCGGAACCACTTTAATAAATTGTGTGGCGACCGATGCGCGTGGCAGTCGCGCAACCTGTAGCTTTTCATTAACGGTTGTGGGACATACAGAGGCTTCGCTGATCATTGAAGGCGGTGGCGCTGCGCTTGAATATGGACCGGTAGCGGCGCGCGCCAAAAATAAAAAAGAGATTAAACAGCAGGGGCGCAATTTGACAGTGGAAAATACCGGTTGCGCGACCTTTACGCTATCGCTTGAATCCGTCAGGCGACTTGGAAACGATGTGAATAATGGGAGAATCGGCGACCCGGATGATAAAGACCTTTTCCCGGTCTATATCGTCAGCACCGATGGGGCATTAACGAAGATGGAAATTCTCAAACACCTAACCATCAATCCGGGGCAAAAGGCGAAATTCCGGGTGATTTTCAACCCGATAATCCCAACCCGGAACCGCGCGATCCGAGGTCTCCCGGCGATTCAAGTTTTACCGGATACGATTTCGTCCAGAATCACTTTTCGATTGAGTAGTGGCGCAGGAATTGAGGTTAATATTTTTGCAAGGCTGATCAAAGATGTGGTGCTCACACACCCGGAAGCGCCAAGACGTGGACCGCTGGTAACCTTCGCGCGAGTTGATGATGAATTCATTGTTGAATATACCATCTATGACCCCAACCTGGATGTGAATCGCGCCAGTTATCAATTTTTTGATAAAGATGGTCGTCTCGTGCAACAGGAATTGAGCGTTGATTTGGCGCCGCTGGTCAGCAATGGAAACTTTGTTCGAGGACAAAGTTTCACAGTCGTTCAACGATTCACCGGTGCAAAGGATAACAAAGGGATAGTTGGCATAAAGGTGACGGTGTTTGATAGTGAATCGAATGTTTCGGCAAATTCCGTACCCGGAGATACTGCCAACCTGATTCTCGAATCCGCAATTTTTCAACAAGATTGGCTTGCTAATAAATTACTTTTACCGGGAATCAATCTCACGAATTTCCCGCTAGCGCAAAAACCGGCAACCGGCAGGAAAATACGCCAGTGA
- a CDS encoding VCBS repeat-containing protein: MKRLLLSLSISILFCVESDTQSLTTFEKSNNGEALLLGIGEGRQALALGDLNGDNKPEIVAVNRQNNSITILANNGKGAFGLKGSYATGLVPQAVVLGDLNNDKKLDMVIANSGSNTISIFVGTGDGRFIKKTDYSTGAIPFSLAVADLNNDRTVDLMVANRYGNSVSIFLGTGEATFRLFTDYPTHPLPNYFSAADFNGDGKMDFAVASSFNHTITFYWGKGNGLFLRGVSLMKSKNQLGVFVADLNHDGKPDVIEANRQTGTLAISFGFQNDGSESESALAYPLSKGRVCATTGDLNYDGIMDIVVASSGDYPNYAGSITVLLGRNENKFLINNRFLSGYATHCVFLCDVDGDNILDIVIGNGAYDFGGGLSVIFGNKEGTFTRKDNYGIGGYLLWVSFEEDRNPITQTKDVWVEKQ; encoded by the coding sequence ATGAAGCGTCTACTTTTATCCCTAAGCATTTCAATCTTATTTTGTGTGGAATCGGACACGCAATCGCTGACCACCTTTGAAAAATCAAACAACGGTGAGGCGCTATTATTGGGAATCGGCGAAGGGCGTCAGGCATTAGCCCTGGGTGACCTGAACGGTGATAACAAACCCGAGATCGTCGCCGTCAATCGCCAGAATAACTCAATAACCATTTTGGCGAATAACGGCAAAGGCGCTTTCGGTCTGAAAGGCAGTTATGCCACCGGTCTGGTTCCGCAAGCGGTCGTTCTGGGCGACCTCAATAACGATAAAAAACTCGATATGGTTATCGCCAATTCCGGGAGTAACACGATTTCCATTTTTGTTGGCACCGGGGATGGTCGCTTTATTAAAAAGACTGATTATTCCACGGGTGCTATACCTTTTTCGCTTGCTGTAGCCGATTTAAATAATGACCGGACTGTTGATTTAATGGTAGCCAATCGTTATGGCAATTCGGTTTCAATCTTTTTAGGAACCGGCGAGGCGACATTTCGATTATTCACCGATTACCCGACACACCCGCTCCCCAATTATTTCTCGGCTGCTGATTTTAATGGCGATGGGAAAATGGATTTTGCTGTTGCCAGCTCTTTTAACCACACCATCACGTTTTATTGGGGCAAAGGCAATGGGCTTTTCCTTAGAGGCGTTTCCCTGATGAAAAGTAAAAATCAACTGGGAGTTTTCGTGGCGGATTTGAATCATGATGGTAAGCCCGATGTCATCGAAGCGAATCGCCAAACCGGAACACTGGCGATTAGTTTTGGTTTTCAAAATGATGGTTCGGAATCGGAAAGCGCGCTGGCGTATCCATTATCCAAAGGCAGAGTTTGCGCAACGACCGGCGACTTGAATTATGATGGCATTATGGATATAGTTGTAGCCAGTTCCGGCGACTATCCAAACTATGCCGGTTCGATAACAGTTTTACTTGGCAGGAATGAAAACAAGTTTTTAATTAATAATCGTTTCCTTTCCGGGTATGCCACCCACTGCGTTTTTCTATGCGATGTAGATGGCGATAATATTCTCGATATCGTGATTGGAAATGGCGCTTATGATTTCGGCGGTGGGCTTTCGGTAATATTTGGCAATAAGGAAGGCACCTTTACGCGCAAAGATAACTATGGAATTGGGGGTTATCTTTTATGGGTTTCGTTTGAAGAAGACCGGAATCCAATAACCCAAACGAAAGATGTTTGGGTCGAAAAACAATAA
- a CDS encoding GNAT family N-acetyltransferase, producing MTAQNQFTIRYAKPEDAFVLSELATKTFYDTFAKDNSPEDMNAYLAESLNPSEMAVEISDASFISFLIEKGSIAVGYAQLHTGDAPECIHSENPIELARIYVSQDFIGSGVGAKLMQRCLDEAKSLGHQSIYLGVWEHNLKAQSFYQKWGFQKVGEHPFKLGNDMQTDWIMEKLL from the coding sequence ATGACAGCCCAAAATCAATTCACCATTCGTTATGCAAAACCTGAAGACGCATTCGTCCTATCCGAATTGGCTACGAAAACCTTTTACGATACCTTTGCTAAAGACAATTCACCGGAAGATATGAACGCTTACCTCGCGGAATCATTAAATCCCTCGGAAATGGCGGTAGAGATTTCTGATGCCAGTTTCATTTCTTTCCTGATTGAGAAAGGTTCTATCGCCGTGGGTTATGCGCAACTGCATACAGGTGATGCGCCGGAGTGTATTCACAGCGAAAACCCCATCGAACTTGCACGTATTTATGTTAGCCAGGATTTTATCGGTTCAGGCGTTGGCGCAAAATTAATGCAGCGGTGTTTGGATGAAGCCAAATCCTTAGGACACCAATCCATTTACCTCGGCGTTTGGGAGCACAACCTAAAGGCTCAGTCGTTTTATCAAAAATGGGGTTTTCAAAAGGTTGGCGAACATCCCTTTAAACTGGGCAACGATATGCAAACCGATTGGATTATGGAAAAACTTCTTTAA
- a CDS encoding ATP-binding cassette domain-containing protein, translated as MNIVELNHVTKRFDEFVAVDDLSFTVKQGTIFGFLGPNGAGKTTSIRMIVNITAPDEGEIKVLGNHITPEIQQRLGYLPEERGLYKKMKVGEQLIFFASLKGIEAKEADRRATYWLERLEIGNWKNKTPVEMSKGMQQKAQFVSTIIHEPDILILDEPFSGLDPVSTDELKKIILEMKQRGKTILFSTHQMEQVEQMCDDICLINQSKKVLIGSLKEVKRSFGKNTVIIDYESERDFLSEEMIKQQKRFANYSELVLNDGVDAQILLQQAVSAGARIYRFELVEPSLTDIFIESVKRTNGNKR; from the coding sequence ATGAATATTGTTGAACTCAATCACGTCACCAAACGCTTCGATGAGTTTGTTGCGGTTGATGATCTCTCGTTTACGGTCAAGCAGGGAACCATCTTTGGGTTTCTGGGACCGAATGGCGCAGGTAAAACGACTTCGATAAGAATGATTGTCAACATTACCGCACCTGATGAAGGTGAGATAAAAGTGTTAGGCAATCATATCACTCCTGAAATCCAACAACGCTTGGGGTATTTGCCGGAAGAGCGCGGACTTTATAAAAAAATGAAGGTCGGTGAACAATTGATTTTTTTTGCCAGCTTAAAGGGCATTGAGGCAAAAGAAGCTGACCGCCGCGCCACTTATTGGCTTGAGCGTTTGGAAATTGGCAATTGGAAAAACAAAACGCCAGTGGAGATGTCTAAAGGGATGCAACAAAAGGCGCAGTTTGTTTCTACGATTATTCATGAACCGGATATTTTAATTCTTGACGAACCTTTCTCAGGACTCGACCCGGTTAGCACCGATGAATTAAAAAAAATCATTCTTGAGATGAAACAAAGAGGGAAAACCATCCTGTTTTCGACCCATCAGATGGAACAGGTCGAACAGATGTGTGATGACATTTGTCTGATCAACCAGTCAAAAAAGGTACTGATTGGAAGTTTGAAAGAGGTGAAACGCAGTTTCGGTAAAAATACGGTGATCATCGATTATGAAAGCGAGAGGGATTTTTTATCCGAAGAGATGATTAAACAGCAAAAACGTTTTGCGAATTATTCCGAACTGGTACTCAATGATGGTGTCGATGCGCAAATCCTCTTGCAACAGGCGGTGAGCGCCGGGGCGCGAATATACCGGTTTGAACTGGTTGAACCTTCCTTGACCGATATTTTTATCGAATCCGTTAAACGAACGAATGGGAATAAGAGGTGA
- a CDS encoding acyl-CoA dehydrogenase: MSQSAPKISDNTIRPLTSLSEEENLFRQSVREFAEQQIRPLVSEMDEKGKFSPELISQFFDLGLMGIAIPEEYGGQGGSFFNAIIAVEELSRVDPSAGVIVDVQNTLVNNAILLWGTEEQKKKYCAKLSTDTVGAYALSEAGSGSDAFALATRAEDKGDHYLLNGQKLWITNGGEAGLFIVFATIDLTKGYRGITGFIVERDFKGFTVGKKENKLGIRASSTTELILEDCMVPKENVLGEVGKGYKIAIETLNEGRIGIGSQMVGLAQGALDYGVSYTKERQQFGQSIAKFQGVQFQIAQIATELEAARLMVYNAARLKDAGEDYVKEAAMAKLFTSQVAEHVTSQVVELYGGYGYTKDYPAEKYYRDAKIGKIYEGTSNMQLNTIAKIVLGV, from the coding sequence ATGTCACAGTCAGCGCCAAAAATATCTGATAACACGATTCGCCCTCTTACCTCACTGAGCGAAGAAGAAAATCTATTTCGCCAATCGGTTCGTGAATTTGCCGAACAACAAATCCGCCCACTGGTCTCTGAGATGGATGAAAAAGGAAAATTTTCACCTGAACTCATCTCACAATTTTTTGATCTGGGGTTGATGGGTATCGCCATCCCCGAAGAGTATGGTGGACAAGGCGGCTCATTTTTTAATGCGATTATCGCTGTTGAAGAACTCTCTCGCGTTGACCCCTCCGCAGGTGTCATTGTTGATGTGCAAAACACTCTGGTAAACAACGCCATTTTGCTTTGGGGAACCGAAGAACAGAAGAAAAAATATTGCGCCAAACTTTCAACCGATACCGTCGGCGCCTATGCGTTATCTGAGGCGGGTTCCGGCAGCGACGCTTTTGCGCTGGCAACCCGCGCCGAGGATAAAGGCGATCATTATTTATTGAATGGGCAAAAACTCTGGATTACAAATGGCGGTGAAGCCGGACTTTTCATCGTGTTTGCCACTATTGACCTCACCAAAGGTTATCGCGGGATTACCGGTTTTATCGTTGAACGCGATTTCAAAGGATTCACCGTTGGCAAAAAAGAGAATAAACTCGGCATCCGCGCCAGCTCCACTACTGAACTGATTTTAGAAGATTGCATGGTTCCCAAAGAAAATGTCCTGGGTGAAGTTGGCAAAGGTTACAAGATTGCCATTGAAACCTTGAATGAAGGTCGCATCGGCATCGGTTCGCAAATGGTTGGACTCGCCCAGGGGGCGCTCGATTACGGCGTCAGTTACACCAAAGAACGGCAACAATTCGGACAATCAATTGCCAAATTTCAGGGTGTGCAATTCCAAATTGCGCAAATCGCCACCGAACTCGAAGCCGCAAGACTGATGGTCTATAACGCCGCGCGTTTGAAAGACGCCGGTGAAGATTATGTAAAAGAAGCCGCGATGGCAAAACTGTTCACCTCGCAGGTTGCCGAACATGTAACCTCACAGGTGGTTGAACTCTACGGCGGTTACGGTTACACCAAAGATTACCCTGCGGAAAAATATTACCGGGATGCCAAGATCGGAAAGATTTACGAGGGCACCTCAAACATGCAATTGAACACCATCGCCAAAATTGTTCTCGGTGTTTAA